From the genome of Ralstonia pickettii, one region includes:
- a CDS encoding ArsR/SmtB family transcription factor, whose product MSHSTTSPDVVPLPDAAISMLRASASQACAVLKAMAHEDRLLLLCQLTQGERNVGELEALVGLHQPSLSQQLGVLRDEGLVTTRREGKYIYYRLASFEVIQIMQTLSELYCGKVLKKMAGR is encoded by the coding sequence ATGAGCCATTCCACTACCAGTCCCGACGTCGTGCCGCTGCCCGATGCGGCCATCTCCATGCTGCGCGCGTCTGCATCGCAAGCGTGCGCCGTGCTCAAGGCCATGGCGCACGAAGACCGTCTGCTGCTGCTCTGCCAGCTCACGCAGGGCGAGCGCAATGTCGGCGAGCTGGAGGCGCTGGTCGGCCTGCATCAGCCCAGCCTGTCGCAGCAATTGGGCGTGCTGCGCGACGAAGGGCTGGTCACCACGCGGCGCGAAGGCAAATACATCTACTACCGGCTCGCCAGCTTCGAGGTCATCCAGATCATGCAGACGCTCTCCGAGCTTTACTGCGGCAAGGTCTTGAAGAAGATGGCGGGACGCTGA
- a CDS encoding MBL fold metallo-hydrolase: MHAQIESFFDPDTCTVTYVVHAGRGTPCAVIDSVLDYDPKSGRTTTRSADRVAAFIEAQDLRIEWLLETHAHADHLSAAPYLRGRFGGRIAIGERIRVVQGVFKPIFNLEPAFLLDGSQFDHLFGPDEVFHIGELQAKALAVPGHTPADMAYQVGDAVFVGDTLFMPDVGTARCDFPGGNAGTLYQSIRRLLDLPPDTRLYMCHDYPPAGREAVCYTTVAEQRRANIHVRDGVTEAEFVEMRTKRDATLGMPTLMLPAIQVNIRAGMLPPAEPNGVQYLKIPLNAL; encoded by the coding sequence ATGCACGCCCAGATCGAATCCTTCTTCGACCCCGATACCTGCACCGTGACCTACGTGGTCCACGCGGGCCGCGGCACGCCGTGTGCCGTGATCGATTCAGTGCTCGACTACGATCCGAAATCGGGCCGCACGACGACGCGATCCGCTGACCGCGTTGCGGCCTTCATTGAAGCGCAGGACTTGCGCATCGAATGGCTGCTGGAGACGCACGCGCATGCCGATCACCTCTCGGCCGCACCGTATTTGCGTGGGCGTTTCGGCGGGCGCATTGCCATCGGCGAGCGCATTCGCGTCGTGCAGGGCGTCTTCAAGCCGATCTTCAATCTCGAGCCCGCGTTTCTCCTCGATGGCTCGCAGTTCGATCATCTGTTCGGGCCCGACGAGGTCTTCCATATCGGCGAACTGCAAGCAAAGGCGCTTGCGGTACCGGGCCACACGCCCGCGGATATGGCGTATCAGGTGGGTGATGCGGTGTTCGTGGGTGACACGCTGTTCATGCCGGACGTGGGCACCGCGCGCTGCGATTTTCCGGGCGGGAATGCGGGCACGCTGTACCAGTCGATCCGTCGCCTGCTGGACCTGCCGCCGGACACGCGGCTCTACATGTGCCACGACTATCCGCCCGCCGGCCGCGAAGCCGTTTGCTACACCACGGTGGCCGAGCAGCGCCGCGCCAACATCCACGTGCGCGACGGCGTGACCGAGGCCGAGTTTGTTGAGATGCGCACGAAGCGCGATGCCACGCTCGGCATGCCGACGCTGATGCTGCCTGCCATTCAGGTGAACATTCGCGCGGGCATGTTGCCCCCGGCCGAGCCGAATGGCGTGCAGTACCTCAAGATTCCGCTGAACGCGCTGTAG